A window from Cryptomeria japonica chromosome 1, Sugi_1.0, whole genome shotgun sequence encodes these proteins:
- the LOC131026773 gene encoding ubiquitin-conjugating enzyme E2 5A, protein MASKRIQKELQDLQRDPPTSCSAGPVGEDLFHWQATIMGPAESPYAGGVFFVMIHFPPDYPFKPPKVNFQTKVYHPNINSSGSICLDILKEQWSPALTISKVLLSICSLLTDPNPDDPLVPEIAHIYKNQRTRYEETARAWTQKYAMN, encoded by the exons ATGGCCAGCAAGCGTATTCAGAAGGAGCTTCAAGACTTGCAGAGAGATCCCCCCACATCCTGCAGTGCAGGGCCAGTGGGCGAGGACCTCTTCCATTGGCAGGCAACTATAATGGGCCCAGCTGAGAGCCCTTATGCTGGAGGAGTCTTCTTTGTTATGATCCATTTTCCTCCTGATTACCCCTTCAAGCCTCCAAAGGTTAACTTCCAGACCAAG GTTTATCATCCAAACATAAACTCAAGCGGTAGCATTTGCTTGGACATCCTGAAGGAACAGTGGAGTCCTGCACTGACAATTTCAAAGGTACTATTGTCAATTTGTTCTCTCTTAACAGATCCTAATCCCGATGATCCTCTTGTTCCTGAAATAGCCCATATTTATAAGAATCAAAGGACTCGTTATGAAGAGACAGCGAGAGCATGGACTCAAAAGTATGCCATGAACTGA